A DNA window from Methylobacterium sp. NMS14P contains the following coding sequences:
- a CDS encoding class I SAM-dependent RNA methyltransferase has product MSDAADIETVTIRELGARGDGIAEDGTPVPYALPGERAEIRREARRAALLGVAQASPDRVEPFCPYYMRCGGCRTQHLARPAELAWKRDLVAQALSQARLDVTPGPAVDAHGAGRRRLTLHVREIGGRAEAGLMAARSHALVPIDHCPITVPALHPAPAVARRLAAPLGHGRKPLDLAVTATDQGLDVDLRGHGPVSAGVGAALVRIAGELGLARLSLHGERLMEAEPVSVTADSPAGGTAAAGRLYPAPGGFLQATAAGQATLCDLTVAALGPRIRRVADLFAGCGPLTLAIARTAAVHAVESDAAALAGLDRAARAASGLRRITSERRDLFRRPLLPPELDAFDAVVFDPPRAGAEAQARQIAAARVPLVVGVACDAGTFARDAATLVAGGYRLEAVTPVDQFRHSGHVEMVGVFRREPARRR; this is encoded by the coding sequence GTGAGCGACGCAGCGGATATCGAGACGGTCACCATCCGGGAGCTCGGCGCCCGCGGCGACGGGATCGCCGAGGACGGGACCCCGGTGCCCTACGCGCTGCCCGGGGAACGCGCGGAGATCCGCCGCGAGGCGCGCCGCGCCGCGCTGCTCGGCGTCGCGCAGGCCTCGCCCGACCGGGTCGAGCCGTTCTGCCCGTACTACATGCGCTGCGGCGGCTGCCGCACCCAGCACCTCGCGCGGCCCGCGGAACTCGCCTGGAAGCGCGACCTCGTCGCCCAGGCCCTGTCGCAGGCGCGCCTCGACGTGACGCCCGGGCCGGCCGTCGACGCCCACGGGGCGGGACGCCGCCGCCTCACCCTGCACGTGCGCGAGATCGGCGGCCGGGCCGAGGCCGGCCTGATGGCGGCGCGCAGCCACGCGCTGGTGCCGATCGACCACTGCCCGATCACCGTGCCGGCGCTGCACCCGGCCCCCGCGGTCGCGCGCCGCCTCGCCGCCCCGCTGGGCCACGGGCGCAAGCCCCTCGACCTGGCCGTCACCGCCACCGACCAGGGCCTCGACGTCGACCTGCGCGGCCACGGACCGGTGAGCGCCGGCGTCGGCGCCGCGCTGGTGCGGATCGCCGGAGAACTCGGGCTCGCCCGGCTCTCCCTGCACGGCGAGCGCCTCATGGAGGCCGAGCCGGTCTCGGTCACGGCGGACAGCCCCGCCGGCGGCACCGCCGCGGCGGGCCGCCTCTACCCGGCCCCCGGCGGCTTCCTGCAGGCGACCGCGGCCGGACAGGCGACGCTCTGCGACCTGACCGTGGCGGCCCTCGGGCCCCGCATCCGGCGCGTCGCCGACCTGTTCGCGGGCTGCGGGCCGCTGACCCTGGCGATCGCCCGGACGGCCGCGGTCCACGCCGTCGAGTCCGACGCCGCCGCCCTCGCGGGCCTCGACCGCGCCGCGCGTGCCGCCTCGGGCCTGCGCAGGATCACCAGCGAGCGCCGCGACCTGTTCCGACGCCCCCTGCTCCCCCCCGAACTCGACGCCTTCGACGCGGTGGTGTTCGACCCGCCCCGGGCCGGCGCGGAGGCCCAGGCCCGCCAGATCGCCGCGGCGCGGGTTCCCCTCGTGGTCGGCGTCGCCTGCGATGCCGGAACCTTCGCGCGGGACGCGGCGACGCTGGTCGCCGGCGGGTACCGGCTGGAGGCCGTCACGCCGGTCGACCAGTTCCGCCATTCGGGCCACGTCGAGATGGTCGGGGTGTTCCGGCGCGAGCCCGCGCGGCGCCGCTGA
- a CDS encoding magnesium transporter CorA family protein produces the protein MIFIHQPAVGAGATLLERRVIDLQDTVPEDTVWLDLIRPSREEELKVESFAGIEVPTREEMKDIEPSELLYVEDGARYMTGRVLSKVSDAEEPGLAGITFILRGNRLVTVRHEEPQAFRMYTQRAGRSMGNGGASAPSGESILAGLIEAVIDRAADVLQLQGERIDRLSGKIFEVQEDPSARNTALQDTLRALGRHGDLISKQRESLVSMERILLSLSATYRTNKAPRDLREDVRSTLRDLQSLEEHATFLSTKIQFLLDATLGLVNLEQNNIIKLFSVMAVVFMPPTLIASIYGMNFKSIPELDFAFGYPMALIMMVVAAVFPYFFFRWKKWL, from the coding sequence GTGATCTTCATCCACCAGCCCGCCGTCGGCGCCGGAGCCACGCTGCTCGAGCGCCGCGTCATCGATCTCCAGGACACGGTCCCCGAGGACACGGTCTGGCTCGACCTGATCCGCCCGAGCCGCGAGGAGGAGCTGAAGGTCGAGTCGTTCGCGGGCATCGAGGTGCCGACCCGCGAGGAGATGAAGGACATCGAGCCCTCGGAGCTGCTCTACGTCGAGGACGGCGCCCGCTACATGACCGGCCGGGTGCTCTCGAAGGTCAGCGACGCCGAGGAGCCGGGCCTCGCCGGCATCACCTTCATCCTGCGCGGCAACCGGCTGGTGACCGTGCGCCACGAGGAGCCGCAGGCCTTCCGCATGTACACGCAGCGCGCCGGGCGCTCGATGGGCAACGGCGGCGCGTCGGCCCCGTCGGGCGAGTCGATCCTGGCCGGGCTGATCGAGGCGGTGATCGACCGGGCCGCCGACGTGCTGCAGCTCCAGGGCGAGCGCATCGACCGCCTGTCGGGCAAGATCTTCGAAGTGCAGGAGGATCCCTCGGCCCGCAACACCGCCCTGCAGGACACGCTGCGCGCCCTCGGACGGCACGGTGATCTCATCTCCAAGCAGCGGGAAAGTCTCGTCTCCATGGAGCGGATCCTGCTCTCGCTGTCGGCGACCTACCGGACCAACAAGGCCCCGCGCGATCTGCGCGAGGACGTGCGCTCGACCCTGCGGGATCTGCAGTCCCTGGAGGAGCACGCCACCTTCCTGTCGACGAAGATCCAGTTCCTGCTCGACGCGACCCTCGGGCTCGTCAACCTCGAGCAGAACAACATCATCAAGCTGTTCTCGGTCATGGCGGTCGTCTTCATGCCGCCGACCCTGATCGCGTCGATCTACGGCATGAATTTTAAGTCCATACCGGAACTAGATTTCGCGTTCGGATATCCGATGGCGCTGATCATGATGGTCGTGGCCGCCGTATTTCCCTACTTCTTCTTCCGGTGGAAGAAGTGGCTCTGA
- a CDS encoding methyl-accepting chemotaxis protein — protein MRFSLKTVLAGAIGLLALAAVGQGIASVVSLSEIERNAAAISQQALPAQNQAEAIGTAVRDARLRLYRLAVASPDVAALDKNQTALTDALGELSGLRQAYQDRLTSPEARAIYERFTNAWNAYQNIQLQVVELMIAGEQPGALALVLDPATGAQNDAAVASLTESIAAARGQTEANVTQTVQAATRAKLIAMIATVVGLAVAAAAMLFALFGIARPIERMTGAMGRLAEGDETVPVPHTGRRDEIGAMAAAVQVFKDNLVHTRALERETALARDGAEAQRRRAVHAMAESFEAAVGGVLARVADAALGLRADAEAMSGTATHTAERSATVAGAAQEAAQHVGTVAAAAEELGASVQEIGRQVDGSAELARSAVVQAGDTAGLVQELSAAAGRIGDVVRLITAIAGQTNLLALNATIEAARAGEAGRGFAVVASEVKQLAAQTARATEEIAGQVGRIQGATGQTVDAIDGIAARIREIDGVATSIAAAVEQQGAATREIARNVAEAASGTGAVTGTIDAVARAADDTGTAATRMLASASSLSEEAAELRREIDAFLHTVRAA, from the coding sequence ATGCGCTTCTCCCTCAAGACGGTCCTCGCCGGTGCCATCGGCCTGCTCGCCCTCGCCGCCGTCGGCCAGGGGATCGCCAGCGTCGTGAGCTTGTCGGAGATCGAGCGGAACGCCGCGGCGATCTCGCAGCAGGCGCTGCCCGCGCAGAACCAGGCCGAGGCCATCGGGACGGCCGTGCGGGACGCGCGCCTGCGGCTCTACCGACTCGCGGTGGCCTCGCCCGACGTGGCGGCCCTGGACAAGAACCAGACGGCGCTGACCGACGCCCTCGGCGAGTTGTCCGGCCTCCGGCAGGCCTATCAGGACCGCCTGACGAGCCCGGAGGCCCGCGCGATCTACGAGCGCTTCACCAACGCGTGGAACGCTTACCAGAACATCCAGCTGCAGGTGGTCGAGCTGATGATCGCGGGCGAGCAGCCGGGCGCCCTCGCGCTCGTGCTGGATCCCGCGACGGGGGCGCAGAACGACGCCGCGGTGGCCAGCCTGACCGAGTCGATCGCGGCGGCCCGGGGCCAGACCGAGGCCAACGTCACCCAGACCGTGCAGGCGGCGACGCGCGCCAAGCTGATCGCGATGATCGCCACCGTGGTCGGCCTCGCGGTCGCGGCGGCCGCGATGCTGTTCGCCCTGTTCGGGATCGCGCGCCCGATCGAGCGCATGACCGGCGCGATGGGCCGCCTCGCCGAGGGCGACGAGACCGTGCCGGTCCCGCATACGGGACGCCGCGACGAGATCGGCGCGATGGCGGCGGCCGTGCAGGTCTTCAAGGACAACCTGGTCCACACCCGCGCCCTGGAGCGGGAGACCGCCCTGGCGCGGGACGGCGCCGAGGCGCAGCGCCGGCGCGCGGTCCACGCCATGGCCGAGTCGTTCGAGGCCGCGGTCGGCGGCGTGCTGGCCCGGGTGGCGGACGCCGCCCTCGGCCTGCGGGCCGACGCCGAGGCGATGAGCGGCACGGCCACGCACACCGCCGAGCGCTCGGCCACGGTGGCGGGCGCCGCCCAGGAGGCCGCCCAGCATGTCGGCACGGTCGCGGCGGCCGCGGAGGAGCTCGGCGCCTCGGTGCAGGAGATCGGCCGCCAGGTCGACGGGTCCGCCGAACTCGCCCGGAGCGCGGTGGTCCAGGCCGGCGACACGGCCGGCCTCGTGCAGGAGCTGAGCGCCGCCGCGGGCCGGATCGGCGACGTCGTGCGCCTGATCACCGCCATCGCCGGCCAGACCAACCTGCTGGCGCTCAACGCCACGATCGAGGCGGCCCGCGCCGGCGAGGCGGGGCGCGGCTTCGCGGTGGTCGCCAGCGAGGTGAAGCAGCTCGCCGCCCAGACCGCCCGGGCCACCGAGGAGATCGCCGGTCAGGTCGGCCGCATCCAGGGCGCGACCGGGCAGACCGTGGACGCGATCGACGGGATCGCGGCGCGCATCCGCGAGATCGACGGGGTGGCGACCTCGATCGCGGCCGCCGTCGAGCAGCAGGGCGCGGCGACCCGGGAGATCGCCCGGAACGTCGCCGAGGCGGCGTCCGGGACCGGCGCGGTCACCGGGACGATCGACGCGGTGGCGCGGGCGGCCGACGATACGGGTACGGCCGCCACGCGGATGCTGGCCTCCGCATCGAGCCTCTCGGAGGAGGCCGCCGAGCTGCGCCGGGAGATCGACGCCTTCCTGCACACGGTGCGCGCCGCCTGA
- a CDS encoding DMT family transporter, protein MAWIYLVTAGVLEVVWAFAMKQSEGFTRLWPTAIMALAMAGSVGFLALAMRTLPLGTAYTIWTGIGAVGASLVGIAVLGEQASASRILAAGLIGSGLVLMKLSSPG, encoded by the coding sequence GTGGCCTGGATCTATCTCGTCACCGCGGGCGTGCTGGAGGTCGTCTGGGCCTTCGCGATGAAGCAGTCGGAGGGCTTCACGCGCCTCTGGCCGACCGCCATCATGGCGTTGGCGATGGCCGGCAGCGTCGGCTTCCTGGCGCTGGCCATGCGCACGCTGCCCCTGGGGACCGCCTACACGATCTGGACCGGCATCGGCGCGGTCGGCGCCTCCCTGGTCGGCATCGCCGTGCTCGGGGAGCAGGCGAGCGCCAGCCGGATCCTCGCGGCCGGCCTGATCGGCTCCGGGCTCGTCCTGATGAAGCTGTCGAGCCCCGGCTGA
- a CDS encoding B12-binding domain-containing radical SAM protein, which produces MSEANTAPRVLMVFPKFYENSMWNFKEAMELQGARAPAPPLGLITLAAMLPPAWQVTLVNRNCEELTDAQIQAADLVMTGGMLPQEPDCLVVIDRCVALGTPVCVGGPAPTSTPEVYDKADFLVLGEAEGILDKFVAAWEAGERRGRLTAEKFKADVTKSPIPRFDLLTFSHYLYVGVQFSRGCPFTCEFCDIIELYGRAPRTKTTPQMLAELDRLYGLGYRGHVDFVDDNLIGNKKAIKLFLPHLIKWQEDHGYPFKFSTEASLNLADDDELLGMMRDANFFALFTGIETPDEATLIQTQKKQNTKRSIADSVHKLYEHGMFVTAGFIVGFDTEKDSISKAMSLCIGQTGIPIAMVGLLFALPNTQLSRRLRKEGRLYENYAATTADQGDQCTQGINFVTLRPQRDVLGDYRDVLQEIYDPPNFFDRVRVVARQVKRPKFAAQKLNWRHVAHDLYSLLRVCWRMTVRRPELAKHFWSVFLETARRNPAALEAVVTNMVIYLHVYPFSRYVIREINGRIAELDAGRWVQPPVLAPEAETCKAPPVGKVVAKAEVKHLAAVA; this is translated from the coding sequence ATGTCGGAAGCGAACACGGCGCCGCGCGTGCTGATGGTGTTCCCGAAGTTCTACGAAAACTCGATGTGGAACTTCAAAGAGGCCATGGAGCTGCAGGGCGCCCGCGCGCCCGCGCCGCCGCTCGGCCTCATCACGCTGGCCGCGATGCTGCCGCCGGCCTGGCAGGTGACGCTCGTCAACCGCAACTGCGAAGAGCTGACGGACGCGCAGATCCAGGCGGCCGACCTCGTGATGACCGGCGGCATGCTGCCCCAGGAGCCGGACTGCCTCGTGGTCATCGACCGCTGCGTGGCGCTCGGAACCCCGGTCTGCGTCGGCGGCCCGGCCCCGACCTCGACGCCGGAGGTCTACGACAAGGCCGACTTCCTGGTGCTGGGCGAGGCCGAGGGCATCCTCGACAAGTTCGTGGCCGCCTGGGAGGCCGGCGAGCGCCGCGGCCGGCTCACGGCCGAGAAGTTCAAGGCCGACGTCACCAAGAGCCCGATCCCGCGCTTCGACCTGCTGACCTTCAGCCACTACCTCTACGTCGGCGTCCAGTTCTCGCGCGGCTGCCCGTTCACCTGCGAGTTCTGCGACATCATCGAGCTCTACGGCCGCGCCCCGCGGACCAAGACCACGCCGCAGATGCTGGCCGAGCTCGACCGGCTCTACGGCCTCGGCTACCGCGGCCATGTCGACTTCGTCGACGACAACCTGATCGGCAACAAGAAGGCGATCAAGCTGTTCCTGCCCCACCTGATCAAGTGGCAGGAGGATCACGGCTACCCGTTCAAGTTCTCCACCGAGGCCTCGCTCAACCTCGCGGACGACGACGAGCTGCTCGGGATGATGCGGGACGCGAACTTCTTCGCCCTGTTCACCGGGATCGAGACGCCCGACGAGGCGACGCTGATCCAGACGCAGAAGAAGCAGAACACCAAGCGGTCCATCGCCGACAGCGTGCACAAGCTCTACGAGCACGGCATGTTCGTCACGGCCGGCTTCATCGTCGGCTTCGACACCGAGAAGGACAGCATCAGCAAGGCGATGTCGCTGTGCATCGGCCAGACCGGCATCCCGATTGCCATGGTCGGCCTGCTCTTCGCGCTGCCGAACACGCAGCTCTCGCGCCGCCTGCGCAAGGAGGGCCGCCTCTACGAGAACTACGCGGCGACGACGGCCGACCAGGGCGACCAGTGCACGCAGGGGATCAACTTCGTGACGCTGCGCCCGCAGCGCGACGTGCTCGGCGACTACCGCGACGTCCTCCAGGAGATCTACGACCCGCCGAACTTCTTCGACCGGGTGCGGGTGGTGGCGCGGCAGGTGAAGCGACCGAAATTCGCCGCCCAGAAACTCAACTGGCGCCACGTCGCCCACGATCTCTACTCGCTGCTGCGCGTGTGCTGGCGGATGACGGTGCGGCGTCCGGAACTCGCCAAGCACTTCTGGAGCGTGTTCCTTGAGACCGCCCGCCGCAACCCGGCCGCCCTGGAGGCCGTGGTCACCAACATGGTGATCTACCTGCACGTCTACCCGTTCTCGCGCTACGTCATCCGCGAGATCAACGGCCGGATCGCCGAGCTCGACGCCGGCCGCTGGGTGCAGCCGCCGGTCCTGGCCCCCGAGGCGGAGACCTGCAAGGCGCCGCCCGTCGGCAAGGTGGTGGCCAAGGCCGAGGTCAAGCACCTCGCCGCGGTGGCCTGA
- a CDS encoding SDR family NAD(P)-dependent oxidoreductase, protein MSPPDLSQKICLVAGASRGVGRGLARALGEAGATVIVTARSSETGPRTEMRAEAIEDTARAVDAAGGRGHHYLCDHRSERATDALVHWALRRFGRIDVAACSVWSGNEGYDGERYPDGAGWGTPFWRRSAEPYLGLLEAGPLPALLLARAVAPAMVAARAGLLALVSFGTEDYLGDVFYDSAKAATNRLTLAFARELAPHGVTALGLSPGFVATERARDLGHVQHATESPLYAGRALAALAADPDIAARAGAVLHAGDLARVYGFTDADGTRPERFRVAP, encoded by the coding sequence GTGAGCCCGCCCGACCTCTCCCAGAAGATCTGCCTCGTCGCGGGCGCGTCGCGGGGCGTCGGCCGGGGCCTCGCGCGGGCGCTGGGCGAGGCGGGGGCCACGGTGATCGTCACGGCCCGCTCCAGCGAGACCGGCCCGCGCACCGAGATGCGCGCGGAGGCGATCGAGGACACGGCCCGCGCGGTCGACGCGGCCGGCGGGCGCGGGCACCACTACCTCTGCGACCACCGCTCCGAGCGCGCCACCGACGCGCTGGTGCACTGGGCGCTGCGCCGGTTCGGGCGGATCGACGTCGCGGCCTGCAGCGTGTGGAGCGGCAACGAGGGCTACGACGGCGAGCGCTACCCGGACGGCGCCGGCTGGGGCACGCCGTTCTGGCGCCGCTCGGCGGAGCCGTATCTCGGCCTCCTCGAGGCCGGGCCGCTGCCGGCCCTGCTGCTCGCCCGGGCGGTCGCCCCCGCCATGGTGGCGGCGCGGGCCGGACTGCTGGCGCTCGTCTCCTTCGGGACCGAGGATTACCTCGGCGACGTGTTCTACGATTCCGCCAAGGCCGCGACCAACCGGCTGACCCTGGCCTTCGCGCGGGAACTCGCGCCCCACGGCGTCACCGCCCTCGGCCTGTCGCCGGGCTTCGTCGCCACCGAGCGGGCGCGCGACCTCGGTCACGTCCAGCACGCCACCGAGAGCCCGCTCTACGCTGGCCGGGCGCTGGCGGCGCTCGCCGCCGACCCCGACATCGCCGCCCGGGCGGGCGCCGTGCTGCATGCCGGCGACCTCGCGCGGGTCTACGGCTTCACCGACGCCGACGGGACGCGGCCGGAGCGGTTCCGCGTCGCGCCGTGA
- a CDS encoding enoyl-CoA hydratase-related protein, whose amino-acid sequence MAEPVTIDDLAGGVRLITLNRPEKKNALTGAMYDAMRAGLTEADASDAVGAVVFAGQPGMFSAGNDLADFMGQSSGDKAGDGFSASPALAFIRQLARTRTPMVAAVDGIAVGIGATLCLHCDLVYASPAARLRMPFVELGLVPEAASSYLLPLRVGRLKATELLLLSRPLEADEAQALGLVNAVLPADMLVEQAIAQAARLAALPRGALTASRALIRGDQAQVEAALEAEARAFDAQLRSPESQERLAAFLSRSKPAASA is encoded by the coding sequence ATGGCCGAACCCGTGACGATCGACGACCTCGCGGGCGGCGTCCGCCTGATCACCCTGAACCGTCCGGAGAAGAAGAACGCCCTCACGGGCGCCATGTACGACGCGATGCGCGCGGGCCTGACGGAGGCCGACGCGTCGGACGCGGTCGGCGCGGTGGTCTTCGCCGGGCAGCCCGGCATGTTCAGCGCCGGCAACGACCTCGCCGACTTCATGGGGCAGTCTTCCGGGGACAAGGCCGGGGACGGCTTCAGCGCCTCGCCGGCGCTGGCCTTCATCCGCCAGCTCGCCCGGACCCGCACCCCGATGGTGGCGGCGGTCGACGGGATCGCGGTCGGCATCGGCGCGACGCTCTGCCTGCACTGCGACCTCGTCTACGCGAGCCCGGCGGCGCGCCTGCGCATGCCCTTCGTCGAGCTCGGCCTCGTGCCGGAGGCGGCGTCGAGCTACCTGCTGCCCCTGCGGGTCGGCCGGCTCAAGGCGACCGAGCTGCTGCTGCTGTCGCGGCCGCTCGAGGCCGACGAGGCGCAGGCGCTGGGCCTCGTCAACGCGGTGCTGCCCGCCGACATGCTGGTCGAGCAGGCCATCGCGCAGGCCGCGCGCCTCGCCGCCCTGCCGCGCGGGGCGCTGACGGCGTCCCGGGCACTGATCCGAGGTGACCAGGCGCAGGTCGAGGCGGCCCTGGAGGCGGAGGCCAGGGCCTTCGACGCGCAGCTGCGCTCGCCCGAATCCCAGGAGCGTCTCGCCGCCTTCCTGTCGCGGTCGAAGCCCGCCGCCTCGGCGTGA
- a CDS encoding acyl-CoA dehydrogenase — protein sequence MSYRAPVPEMLFTLRHVAGLDAVDPDDAEAILTEAGRIAAGVIAPLNRVGDRHGTPFADGQVTTPPGWREAYRTFTEGGWNGLSAEADHGGQGLPKLIEAACTEMWNGANLAFGLCPLLTQGGIEALAAHGSDDLKARYLEKLVSGAWPATMNLTEPQAGSDLALLRTRAVPAGDGTYRITGNKIYITYGEHDLADNIVHLVLARLPDAPAGTRGISLFLVPKVLPDGTRNDLRCSGIEHKLGIHASPTCSMAFGDGGGATGWLIGQENKGLACMFTMMNAARLNVGLQGVGVAEAATQRALAYAQERRQGKAVGAAEATSPIAAHPDVQRMLLTMKASTAAARAICYLTAAALDASKGPEGQAALDRASVLTPVAKAFATDLANEVTSLGVQVHGGMGFVEETGAAQLMRDARILGIYEGTNGIQAIDLTARKLPLNGGATARSQIAWMRRAAEGLLKAGDPAFGHMAARLRDGIGSLDRATSHQLAALSSNRPEAALAGATPYLRLFGLTLGAACLARSALAASAARKAGETDPAHAARIALARFYAENLLVAASGLEQAVVEGGAFTDDAALALAV from the coding sequence ATGAGTTACCGCGCCCCGGTCCCCGAGATGCTCTTCACGCTGCGGCACGTGGCCGGGCTCGACGCGGTCGATCCCGACGACGCCGAGGCGATCCTGACCGAGGCCGGGCGCATCGCCGCCGGCGTGATCGCGCCGCTCAACCGGGTCGGCGACCGGCACGGCACCCCCTTCGCGGACGGGCAGGTCACCACGCCGCCCGGCTGGCGCGAGGCCTACCGCACCTTCACGGAGGGCGGGTGGAACGGGCTCTCGGCCGAGGCCGACCACGGCGGCCAGGGCCTGCCGAAGCTGATCGAGGCCGCCTGCACCGAGATGTGGAACGGCGCCAACCTCGCCTTCGGCCTCTGCCCGCTCCTGACCCAGGGCGGCATCGAGGCGCTGGCGGCCCACGGCTCGGACGACCTGAAGGCGCGCTACCTCGAGAAGCTGGTCTCGGGCGCGTGGCCCGCCACCATGAACCTGACCGAGCCGCAGGCGGGCTCCGACCTCGCCTTGCTGCGCACCCGGGCGGTGCCTGCGGGCGACGGCACCTACCGGATCACCGGCAACAAGATCTACATCACCTACGGCGAGCACGATCTCGCCGACAACATCGTCCACCTCGTCCTGGCGCGCCTGCCCGACGCGCCCGCCGGTACGCGGGGCATCTCGCTGTTCCTGGTGCCGAAGGTGCTGCCGGACGGGACCCGCAACGACCTGCGCTGCTCCGGCATCGAGCACAAGCTCGGCATCCACGCCTCGCCGACCTGCTCGATGGCGTTCGGCGACGGCGGCGGCGCCACCGGCTGGCTGATCGGCCAGGAGAACAAGGGGCTGGCCTGCATGTTCACGATGATGAACGCGGCGCGGCTCAATGTCGGCCTGCAGGGCGTCGGCGTCGCCGAGGCCGCGACCCAGCGGGCGCTCGCCTACGCGCAGGAGCGCCGCCAGGGCAAGGCGGTGGGCGCCGCCGAGGCGACGAGCCCGATCGCTGCCCATCCGGACGTGCAGCGCATGCTGCTGACCATGAAGGCCTCGACGGCCGCCGCCCGCGCCATCTGCTACCTCACCGCCGCGGCCCTCGACGCGTCGAAGGGGCCGGAGGGGCAGGCGGCCCTGGACCGCGCCTCGGTGCTGACCCCGGTCGCGAAGGCGTTCGCGACGGACCTCGCCAACGAGGTGACCTCGCTCGGCGTGCAGGTCCACGGCGGCATGGGCTTCGTGGAGGAGACAGGGGCGGCGCAGCTCATGCGCGACGCCCGCATCCTCGGCATCTACGAGGGGACCAACGGCATCCAGGCCATCGACCTCACCGCCCGCAAGCTGCCGCTGAACGGCGGGGCCACCGCGCGGTCGCAGATCGCCTGGATGCGCCGCGCCGCGGAGGGACTGCTCAAGGCCGGCGACCCGGCCTTCGGCCACATGGCGGCGCGGCTGCGCGACGGGATCGGCAGCCTCGACCGGGCGACGAGCCACCAGCTCGCCGCGCTGAGCTCGAACCGCCCCGAGGCGGCGCTCGCCGGCGCGACGCCGTACCTGCGGCTGTTCGGCCTCACGCTGGGCGCCGCCTGCCTCGCCCGCAGCGCGCTCGCCGCGAGCGCCGCCCGGAAGGCGGGCGAGACGGACCCGGCGCACGCGGCCCGCATCGCCCTCGCCCGGTTCTACGCCGAGAACCTCCTGGTGGCCGCGTCCGGCCTGGAGCAGGCGGTGGTCGAGGGCGGCGCCTTCACGGACGACGCCGCCCTGGCGCTGGCGGTTTGA